In a single window of the Myxococcales bacterium genome:
- a CDS encoding PEGA domain-containing protein, protein MALLAALAVTATVGAGWLAIDRARGRGPAVAPPIDAAPIAIDARAIDAAGPVDAAPVDAAPIAIDARAASAPPPDVRAAPPDARPPAAKGQLRVGADPWGEVFLDGRRLGRAPNQWDVPAGAHVVEVVFPGEAGEVRRRFEIDVPAGERASVFADFKAP, encoded by the coding sequence GTGGCGCTCTTGGCCGCGCTCGCGGTCACCGCGACCGTCGGCGCGGGCTGGCTGGCGATCGATCGCGCGCGCGGCCGCGGTCCCGCGGTGGCCCCGCCGATCGACGCCGCGCCGATCGCGATCGACGCGCGCGCGATCGACGCGGCCGGGCCGGTCGACGCCGCGCCGGTCGACGCCGCGCCGATCGCGATCGACGCGCGCGCGGCCAGCGCGCCCCCGCCCGACGTCCGGGCCGCGCCGCCCGATGCGCGCCCGCCGGCGGCCAAGGGCCAGCTCCGCGTCGGCGCCGATCCGTGGGGCGAGGTGTTCCTCGACGGCAGGCGCCTGGGCCGCGCGCCCAACCAGTGGGACGTGCCGGCCGGGGCCCACGTCGTCGAGGTGGTGTTCCCGGGCGAGGCCGGCGAGGTGCGGCGCCGGTTCGAGATCGACGTCCCGGCCGGCGAGCGCGCGTCGGTGTTCGCCGACTTCAAGGCGCCGTGA
- a CDS encoding serine/threonine protein kinase, whose amino-acid sequence MYDLEALPRDLDRFRLLERIATGGMAEIYLGIERTPLGGDRWVAVKRVRADLFDQPEFIEYFVTEGRISLHCHHPNLPQAYHLGTAGGRPYLALEYIPGASLLSLFRAAVRHRRPIAIPAAIEIGLGVARALDHLHGLTDVDGRSLDVIHRDVTPQNVLITPDGRIKLIDFGVARAALQTHRTQAGVVKGKYAYVAPEQLERGAKVDQRVDLFSWGVLMHELVVGEPLFHGSSDLDTCARVQRQPIPDPALRRPGVPPTLADVIMTALARDPDQRWASGAELAAALEQVALAAGLWPSASVVARETHALVGALRCPVLVGDTVTWQDHPGARDLGQDDSEVTPIIEARGEHGAWNRVDHTADPQLGYFLAAGAVVEAWQGGDSTDVGAP is encoded by the coding sequence ATGTACGACCTCGAAGCCCTCCCGCGCGATCTCGACCGCTTCCGCCTCCTCGAGCGGATCGCCACCGGAGGCATGGCCGAGATCTACCTGGGCATCGAGCGCACGCCGCTCGGCGGCGATCGCTGGGTCGCGGTCAAGCGCGTGCGCGCCGACCTGTTCGATCAGCCCGAGTTCATCGAGTACTTCGTCACCGAGGGACGGATCTCGCTGCACTGCCACCACCCCAACCTGCCCCAGGCCTACCACCTGGGCACCGCCGGCGGCCGACCGTACCTCGCGCTCGAGTACATCCCGGGCGCGTCGCTGCTGAGCCTGTTCCGCGCGGCCGTGCGCCACCGCCGCCCGATCGCCATCCCGGCCGCGATCGAGATCGGCCTGGGCGTCGCGCGCGCGCTCGATCACCTGCACGGCCTGACCGACGTCGACGGTCGCTCGCTCGACGTGATCCACCGCGACGTCACGCCGCAGAACGTGCTGATCACGCCCGATGGACGCATCAAGCTGATCGACTTCGGCGTGGCCCGGGCCGCGCTGCAGACCCACCGCACCCAGGCCGGCGTGGTCAAGGGCAAGTACGCCTACGTCGCGCCCGAGCAGCTCGAGCGCGGCGCCAAGGTCGATCAGCGGGTCGACCTGTTCTCGTGGGGCGTGCTGATGCATGAGCTGGTGGTCGGCGAGCCGCTGTTCCACGGCTCGAGCGACCTCGACACCTGCGCCCGGGTCCAGCGCCAGCCGATTCCGGATCCGGCGCTGCGTCGTCCCGGCGTGCCCCCGACCTTGGCCGACGTGATCATGACCGCGCTCGCCCGGGATCCCGACCAGCGCTGGGCGTCCGGCGCGGAGCTGGCGGCGGCGCTCGAGCAGGTGGCCCTGGCCGCCGGCCTGTGGCCGAGCGCGTCGGTGGTGGCGCGCGAGACCCACGCGCTGGTCGGCGCGCTGCGCTGCCCGGTCCTGGTGGGCGACACCGTCACCTGGCAGGACCACCCCGGCGCGCGCGACCTCGGCCAGGACGACAGCGAGGTCACGCCGATCATCGAGGCGCGCGGCGAGCACGGCGCCTGGAACCGGGTCGATCACACCGCCGATCCGCAGCTCGGCTACTTCCTCGCCGCCGGCGCGGTGGTCGAGGCGTGGCAGGGCGGCGACTCGACCGACGTCGGCGCGCCGTGA
- a CDS encoding PEGA domain-containing protein, protein MALLRIAIGLLIALGASGVARAQRAGAVVVPAAEPAIDPVALAAALAGVGVDAPDALDVALAARRAGAEPRARVAQFAKVAAVVAEGWRAYVAADPEFAAARLAAARTAAEDLLTLDGGLEVYADASLRLGVALLHLGRTEAASDALRLAHALDPARPVTTADFTPDAVDAYERAHASAGPQLDVRIDALTGAAVAIDGVEVGPAPIATAVTAGAHVVVVRHPRYRPRAVAIEVTAATPLVALELEPDRDTLAVAGAAAVGLAGLGDVDAARAIDVTLTYAELDEVLVVASIVRAGAPAVLGQRCVGGRACTAVVEVGYLEPAGLPAALGQLRARLARAEPRYGVILVDDPRVTRAPVRIGGGCARCRRRWYWIGGGVAVAAAAVALTILATSGDGAPSLTIDPGDFTAP, encoded by the coding sequence GTGGCCCTCTTGCGCATCGCGATCGGCCTGCTGATCGCGCTGGGGGCGAGCGGCGTGGCCCGCGCCCAGCGGGCCGGCGCGGTCGTGGTGCCCGCGGCCGAGCCCGCGATCGATCCGGTCGCGCTGGCGGCGGCGCTGGCCGGCGTCGGCGTCGACGCGCCCGACGCGCTGGACGTGGCGCTGGCGGCGCGCCGGGCCGGCGCCGAGCCGCGCGCGCGCGTGGCGCAGTTCGCGAAGGTGGCGGCGGTCGTCGCCGAGGGCTGGCGCGCCTACGTCGCCGCCGATCCCGAGTTCGCGGCGGCGCGGCTGGCGGCGGCCCGGACCGCCGCCGAGGACCTGCTCACGCTCGACGGCGGGCTCGAGGTCTACGCCGACGCGTCGCTGCGCCTCGGCGTCGCGCTCCTGCACCTGGGCCGGACCGAGGCCGCGAGCGACGCGCTGCGCCTGGCCCACGCGCTCGATCCCGCGCGGCCGGTGACCACCGCCGACTTCACGCCCGACGCCGTCGACGCGTACGAGCGCGCGCACGCCAGCGCCGGCCCGCAGCTCGACGTGCGCATCGACGCGCTCACCGGCGCGGCGGTCGCGATCGACGGCGTCGAGGTCGGGCCGGCGCCGATCGCGACCGCGGTGACCGCCGGCGCCCACGTCGTGGTCGTGCGCCACCCGCGCTACCGGCCGCGCGCGGTCGCGATCGAGGTGACCGCGGCCACCCCGCTGGTGGCGCTCGAGCTCGAGCCGGATCGCGACACGCTCGCGGTCGCGGGCGCGGCGGCGGTGGGCCTGGCCGGGCTCGGCGACGTCGACGCCGCCCGGGCCATCGACGTGACGCTGACCTACGCCGAGCTCGACGAGGTGCTCGTGGTCGCGTCGATCGTGCGCGCGGGCGCGCCGGCGGTGCTGGGGCAGCGCTGCGTCGGCGGCCGCGCCTGCACCGCGGTGGTCGAGGTCGGCTACCTCGAGCCGGCCGGGTTGCCGGCGGCGCTCGGGCAGCTCCGGGCGCGCCTGGCCCGGGCCGAGCCCCGCTACGGCGTGATCCTCGTCGACGATCCGCGGGTGACCCGGGCGCCGGTGCGGATCGGCGGCGGCTGCGCGCGCTGTCGTCGGCGCTGGTACTGGATCGGCGGCGGCGTCGCGGTGGCGGCCGCGGCGGTGGCGCTGACGATCCTGGCGACCTCGGGCGACGGCGCGCCGTCGCTGACGATCGACCCCGGCGACTTCACGGCGCCTTGA
- a CDS encoding transglutaminase domain-containing protein, whose amino-acid sequence MRHGLALAIVGLTGMVGAVAVTWAQGTPAPPRVLHEDLPSPTGSDSPLIGSDPAAGQNPDAFASGDKVLPEPQLAPKDPGEPVFGREGSVTDRQTEERPDYQTGADGTLHYTAVFNPDVMPFKRMSSLDGIDAGYVNVIRDPTLRDLSVGGVTDRARDRFWASLMVELTPGAPIAIPSVAPDMRILSYETQPAIRVTFSKDSADNFYVRADDRAAHGQFRLVFLADADAGYFAPQLPTRPYSVRRVRELAQHEGLVPTLTPQVRQVADQALADLGLDEDDELGAAFNKLVFYFRAFEAKPIPAATGDVYWDLFKNQAGVCRHRSSTFTVTANALGIPTRYVFNEAHAFVEVWFPERGWQRIDLGGAASRLDVSNAENKTVHRPRAPDPFAKPPEYTQNYAQLTGDISGLTDAQLDEAHAPLTDAPPSGAFDSDGPGAGPGGDNALGDDPVFGPGADAQGMPIDNAKPTPVLTVTLADPVGYRGEVLAIEGRVDGPGGRGVGGLRIDLFLAPVGSGGLNGTPIGRSVSNADGTFAIDALVPTDLDLDTYELFVSTRGDARYNPAYSDGE is encoded by the coding sequence ATGCGACATGGACTGGCGCTGGCGATCGTCGGCCTGACCGGCATGGTGGGCGCGGTCGCCGTCACCTGGGCCCAGGGCACGCCGGCGCCGCCGCGGGTGCTGCACGAGGACCTGCCCAGCCCGACCGGCTCGGACTCGCCGCTGATCGGCAGCGACCCGGCCGCGGGCCAGAACCCCGACGCGTTCGCCTCGGGCGACAAGGTCCTGCCCGAGCCCCAGCTGGCGCCGAAGGACCCGGGCGAGCCGGTGTTCGGGCGCGAGGGCTCGGTCACCGACCGCCAGACCGAGGAGCGCCCCGACTACCAGACCGGCGCCGACGGCACGCTCCACTACACCGCGGTGTTCAACCCGGACGTGATGCCGTTCAAGCGCATGAGCTCGCTCGACGGCATCGACGCCGGGTACGTCAACGTGATCCGCGACCCGACCCTGCGCGATCTGTCGGTCGGCGGCGTCACCGATCGCGCGCGCGATCGGTTCTGGGCGTCGTTGATGGTCGAGCTGACGCCGGGCGCGCCGATCGCGATCCCGTCGGTCGCCCCCGACATGCGCATCCTGTCGTACGAGACCCAGCCGGCGATCCGCGTCACGTTCAGCAAGGACTCGGCCGACAACTTCTACGTGCGCGCCGACGACCGCGCCGCGCACGGCCAGTTCCGGCTGGTGTTCCTGGCCGACGCCGACGCCGGCTACTTCGCGCCGCAGCTGCCGACCCGGCCCTACAGCGTGCGGCGGGTGCGCGAGCTGGCGCAGCACGAGGGCCTGGTGCCGACGCTGACGCCCCAGGTCCGTCAGGTCGCGGACCAGGCGCTCGCCGACCTCGGGCTCGACGAGGACGACGAGCTCGGCGCGGCGTTCAACAAGCTGGTCTTCTACTTCCGCGCCTTCGAGGCCAAGCCCATCCCGGCCGCGACCGGCGACGTCTACTGGGATCTGTTCAAGAACCAGGCCGGCGTGTGCCGGCACCGGTCGTCGACGTTCACGGTCACCGCCAACGCGCTCGGCATCCCGACCCGCTACGTCTTCAACGAGGCCCACGCGTTCGTCGAGGTGTGGTTCCCCGAGCGCGGCTGGCAGCGGATCGATCTCGGCGGCGCGGCGTCGCGCCTCGACGTCTCGAACGCCGAGAACAAGACCGTCCACCGGCCGCGGGCGCCCGATCCGTTCGCCAAGCCGCCCGAGTACACCCAGAACTACGCCCAGCTCACCGGCGACATCTCCGGCCTGACCGACGCGCAGCTCGACGAGGCCCACGCGCCCTTGACCGACGCGCCGCCCAGCGGCGCCTTCGACAGCGACGGGCCCGGCGCGGGCCCCGGCGGCGACAACGCGCTCGGCGACGATCCGGTGTTCGGCCCCGGCGCCGACGCCCAGGGCATGCCGATCGACAACGCCAAGCCGACGCCGGTCCTGACCGTGACGCTGGCCGATCCGGTCGGCTACCGCGGCGAGGTCCTGGCGATCGAGGGGCGGGTCGACGGCCCGGGCGGGCGCGGCGTCGGCGGGCTGCGGATCGATCTGTTCCTGGCGCCGGTCGGCTCGGGCGGGCTCAACGGCACGCCGATCGGGCGCTCGGTCTCGAACGCCGACGGCACCTTCGCGATCGACGCGCTGGTCCCGACCGACCTCGACCTCGACACCTACGAGCTGTTCGTGTCGACCCGCGGCGACGCGCGCTACAACCCGGCGTACTCGGACGGCGAGTAG
- the guaA gene encoding glutamine-hydrolyzing GMP synthase gives MPVAHQLVLILDFGSQYTQLIARRIREHAVYCEVHPHHLALAKIVELAPAAIVLSGGPSSCYAPDAPMVDAGIYALGVPILGICYGAQLTARLLGGDVRPSDKREYGRASVRVTAGGDGMFRSIATGDDLAVWMSHGDHVEAIPPGFAHLAESANCAMAAFADPIRRIHCVQFHPEVVHTPRGAEILAGFLFGVAGLRGDWSMATFADEAIARIRAQVGPEGRVICGLSGGVDSSVAAALIHKAIGDRLTCIFVDNGLLRRGERAQVAAIFRDHFHVDLRVVDAVERFLDALAGVTDPERKRKIIGHEFIAVFDEEAKTVGDARFLAQGTLYPDVIESVSVRGPAAVIKSHHNVGGLPEHMDLALVEPLRELFKDEVRLLGAELGLPRTMITRQPFPGPGLAVRCLGELLRPRLDTLRAADAIVEEEIRAAGLYEAIWQAFAVLLPVRSVGVMGDDRTYDEAIAIRAVTSLDGMTADWVPLPHDLLARMSTRIINEVRGVNRVVYDITSKPPGTIEWE, from the coding sequence ATTCCCGTGGCCCACCAGCTCGTCCTCATCCTCGATTTCGGCTCGCAGTACACGCAGCTCATCGCGCGCCGCATCCGCGAGCACGCGGTCTACTGCGAGGTCCACCCGCACCACCTGGCGCTGGCCAAGATCGTCGAGCTCGCGCCCGCGGCGATCGTGCTCTCGGGCGGGCCGTCGTCGTGCTACGCGCCCGACGCGCCCATGGTCGACGCCGGGATCTACGCGCTGGGCGTGCCGATCCTCGGCATCTGCTACGGCGCCCAGCTGACCGCGCGCCTGCTCGGCGGCGACGTGCGCCCGTCCGACAAGCGCGAGTACGGGCGCGCCAGCGTGCGCGTGACCGCGGGCGGCGACGGCATGTTCCGCAGCATCGCCACCGGCGACGACCTGGCGGTCTGGATGTCCCACGGCGACCACGTCGAGGCCATCCCGCCCGGGTTCGCGCACCTGGCCGAGAGCGCCAACTGCGCGATGGCGGCGTTCGCCGATCCGATCCGCCGCATCCACTGCGTGCAGTTCCACCCCGAGGTGGTCCACACGCCGCGCGGCGCCGAGATCCTGGCCGGGTTCCTGTTCGGCGTCGCCGGCCTGCGCGGCGACTGGTCGATGGCGACCTTCGCCGACGAGGCCATCGCCCGGATCCGGGCCCAGGTCGGGCCCGAGGGCCGGGTCATCTGCGGGCTGTCGGGCGGGGTCGACTCCTCGGTCGCGGCCGCGCTGATCCACAAGGCGATCGGCGATCGCCTGACCTGCATCTTCGTCGACAACGGCCTCTTGCGCCGGGGCGAGCGGGCCCAGGTCGCGGCGATCTTCCGCGATCACTTCCACGTCGACCTCCGGGTCGTCGACGCGGTCGAGCGGTTCCTCGACGCGCTGGCCGGGGTCACCGACCCCGAGCGCAAGCGCAAGATCATCGGCCACGAGTTCATCGCGGTGTTCGACGAGGAGGCCAAGACCGTCGGCGACGCCCGGTTCCTGGCCCAGGGCACGCTCTACCCCGACGTGATCGAGAGCGTGTCGGTCCGGGGCCCGGCCGCGGTGATCAAGAGCCACCACAACGTCGGCGGCCTGCCCGAGCACATGGACCTGGCGCTGGTCGAGCCGCTGCGCGAGCTGTTCAAGGACGAGGTCCGGCTGCTCGGCGCCGAGCTGGGGCTGCCGCGCACGATGATCACCCGGCAGCCGTTCCCGGGCCCGGGCCTGGCGGTGCGCTGCCTCGGCGAGCTCCTGCGCCCGCGCCTCGACACGCTCCGCGCCGCCGACGCGATCGTCGAGGAGGAGATCCGCGCCGCCGGGCTCTACGAGGCGATCTGGCAGGCGTTCGCGGTGCTCCTGCCGGTGCGCTCGGTCGGCGTGATGGGCGACGATCGCACCTACGACGAGGCCATCGCGATCCGCGCGGTGACGTCGCTCGACGGCATGACCGCCGACTGGGTGCCGCTGCCGCACGATCTGCTCGCGCGCATGTCGACCCGGATCATCAACGAGGTCCGCGGCGTCAACCGCGTGGTCTACGACATCACGTCGAAGCCGCCGGGGACGATCGAGTGGGAGTGA
- the guaB gene encoding IMP dehydrogenase — translation MLPETLREALTFDDVLLAPAYSEVLPRDVDVSTRLTAKIALRMPLVSSAMDTVTEAATAIRMAREGGIGFLHKNLSIEHQAREVTRVKKAESGIVVDPVTVGPHRLLEDALAMMRQHRISGLPVVDGDRRPVGILTNRDVRFERNLTQQVADVMTRKLITVGDNVGLEGAKELLHRNRIEKLLVVDETGRLKGLITIKDIEQAEAHPFAAKDELGRLRVGAAVGVGGDREARIDALIAAGCDVICVDTAHGHSAGVLEAVKITRRNFPKLQLVAGNVATGAATLALIDAGVDAVKVGVGPGSICTTRIVAGVGVPQLTAISDAVAAATAAGGVPIIADGGIKYSGDVAKAIAAGASTVMIGSLFAGTDEAPGEVILYQGRSYKSYRGMGSIGAMREGSKDRYFQDDVEASAPQKLVPEGIEGRVPYKGALRESIYQLVGGLRSSMGYVGCASIDEMRTKAEFVRITSQGLRESHVHDVIITKEAPNYGSSS, via the coding sequence ATGCTCCCTGAGACCTTGCGCGAGGCCCTGACCTTCGATGACGTCCTCCTGGCTCCGGCCTATAGCGAGGTGCTGCCCCGTGACGTGGACGTGTCGACGCGCCTGACCGCGAAGATCGCGCTGCGCATGCCGCTGGTGAGCTCGGCGATGGACACCGTCACCGAGGCCGCCACCGCGATCCGCATGGCGCGCGAGGGCGGCATCGGCTTCCTCCACAAGAACCTGTCGATCGAGCACCAGGCGCGCGAGGTCACGCGCGTGAAGAAGGCCGAGAGCGGCATCGTCGTCGATCCGGTCACGGTCGGCCCGCACCGCCTGCTCGAGGACGCCCTCGCGATGATGCGCCAGCACCGGATCAGCGGCCTGCCGGTCGTCGACGGCGATCGGCGCCCGGTCGGCATCCTGACCAACCGCGACGTGCGGTTCGAGCGCAACCTGACCCAGCAGGTCGCCGACGTGATGACGCGCAAGCTGATCACCGTGGGCGATAACGTCGGGCTCGAGGGCGCCAAGGAGCTGCTCCACAGAAACCGCATCGAGAAGCTCCTGGTCGTCGACGAGACCGGCCGGCTCAAGGGCCTGATCACGATCAAGGACATCGAGCAGGCCGAGGCCCACCCGTTCGCGGCCAAGGACGAGCTCGGCCGGCTGCGGGTCGGCGCCGCGGTCGGCGTCGGCGGCGATCGCGAGGCGCGGATCGACGCGCTGATCGCGGCCGGCTGCGACGTCATCTGCGTCGACACCGCCCACGGCCACTCGGCCGGCGTGCTCGAGGCGGTCAAGATCACCCGTCGCAACTTCCCGAAGCTGCAGCTCGTGGCCGGCAACGTCGCGACCGGCGCCGCGACCCTGGCGTTGATCGACGCCGGCGTCGACGCGGTCAAGGTCGGCGTCGGGCCCGGCTCGATCTGCACGACCCGCATCGTCGCCGGGGTCGGCGTGCCGCAGCTGACCGCGATCAGCGACGCGGTCGCGGCCGCGACCGCGGCCGGCGGCGTGCCGATCATCGCCGACGGCGGCATCAAGTACTCGGGCGACGTCGCCAAGGCGATCGCCGCCGGCGCCTCGACCGTCATGATCGGCAGCCTGTTCGCCGGCACCGACGAGGCGCCCGGCGAGGTCATCCTGTACCAGGGCCGCAGCTACAAGTCGTACCGCGGCATGGGCTCGATCGGCGCGATGCGCGAGGGCTCGAAGGATCGCTACTTCCAGGACGACGTCGAGGCGTCGGCGCCGCAGAAGCTCGTGCCCGAGGGCATCGAGGGCCGGGTGCCGTACAAGGGCGCGCTGCGCGAGTCGATCTACCAGCTGGTCGGCGGCCTGCGCTCGTCGATGGGCTACGTCGGCTGCGCGTCGATCGACGAGATGCGCACCAAGGCCGAGTTCGTGCGGATCACCTCGCAGGGGCTGCGCGAGTCGCACGTCCACGACGTGATCATCACCAAGGAAGCGCCCAACTACGGGTCGAGCAGCTAA
- a CDS encoding four helix bundle protein, translated as MLDAQLLVLELIRALRPLVDDLATRAPDLADQVRRAATSAALNLAEGVRRSGRDKKRAYRIAAAEAHEVRAALDVAVAWGFLGAADLAAAQALADRVGRVTYALAR; from the coding sequence ATGCTCGATGCTCAGCTGCTCGTTCTCGAACTCATCCGCGCGCTGCGTCCGCTCGTCGACGACCTGGCCACCCGCGCGCCCGACCTCGCCGACCAGGTGCGCCGCGCGGCGACCAGCGCGGCGCTCAACCTGGCCGAGGGCGTGCGCCGCAGCGGCCGCGACAAGAAGCGCGCGTATCGGATCGCCGCCGCCGAGGCCCACGAGGTGCGAGCCGCGCTCGACGTGGCGGTCGCCTGGGGCTTCCTCGGGGCGGCTGACCTCGCCGCGGCGCAGGCCCTCGCCGACCGCGTCGGCCGCGTGACCTACGCGCTGGCGCGGTAG
- a CDS encoding AI-2E family transporter: MTPPPSPPNRTVNNDPLVLSLVRWLLIVVFVVIGWWVVSELAAILAPILAALGIAYLLDPVVEKLVARGMSRAMAATLILVAFLGTVVGMLTLLIPQAVEQVRVFAADLPGMVSNVSAWVKARFDFDLQSHLNAEELQAMLSDAAGPLEHIAEVALGGAFAVLAVLAEFLLVPVFAYYFLLDWPHIAERVIKIVPPRRRSRVRDILGEIDGVVSGWVRGQAIVTSILAILYALTFWIIGVPLAIPIGLLVGALTIIPFVGTFVGAGITALVLLLDWQGGGMLGAVGGTFLVLHLLEAAVLTPKIVGHKVGLSESAALFAVVAGGKLLGFVGILLAVPLAATVAVLLRHAVRYYEKSEFFGDEADAEVPVTPAMQVVMMGASAAGAAADPADPADPADSAET, from the coding sequence GTGACCCCGCCGCCCAGCCCGCCGAACCGCACCGTCAACAACGATCCGCTGGTGCTCAGCCTGGTGCGGTGGCTGCTGATCGTGGTGTTCGTCGTGATCGGCTGGTGGGTCGTCTCGGAGCTCGCGGCGATCCTGGCCCCGATCCTGGCCGCGCTCGGCATCGCCTACCTGCTCGATCCCGTCGTCGAGAAGCTGGTCGCGCGCGGCATGTCTCGGGCGATGGCGGCGACGCTGATCCTGGTGGCGTTCCTGGGCACGGTCGTCGGGATGCTGACGCTGCTGATCCCACAGGCGGTCGAGCAGGTCCGCGTGTTCGCCGCCGACCTGCCGGGCATGGTGTCCAATGTCAGCGCCTGGGTGAAGGCGCGCTTCGACTTCGATCTCCAGTCGCACCTCAACGCCGAGGAGCTGCAGGCCATGCTCAGCGACGCGGCCGGCCCGCTCGAGCACATCGCCGAGGTCGCGCTCGGCGGCGCGTTCGCGGTCCTGGCGGTGCTGGCCGAGTTCCTGCTCGTGCCGGTGTTCGCCTACTACTTCCTGCTCGACTGGCCGCACATCGCCGAGCGGGTCATCAAGATCGTGCCGCCGCGGCGCCGGAGCCGGGTCCGGGACATCCTCGGCGAGATCGACGGCGTCGTGTCGGGCTGGGTCCGGGGCCAGGCCATCGTCACCTCGATCCTGGCGATCCTCTACGCGCTGACGTTCTGGATCATCGGCGTGCCGCTGGCGATCCCGATCGGCCTCCTCGTCGGCGCGCTGACGATCATCCCGTTCGTCGGTACGTTCGTCGGCGCCGGCATCACCGCGCTGGTGCTGCTGCTCGACTGGCAGGGCGGGGGCATGCTCGGCGCGGTCGGCGGCACGTTCCTCGTGCTCCACCTGCTCGAGGCCGCCGTGCTGACGCCCAAGATCGTCGGTCACAAGGTCGGGCTGTCGGAGTCGGCCGCGCTGTTCGCGGTCGTGGCCGGCGGCAAGCTGCTCGGCTTCGTCGGCATCCTGCTGGCGGTGCCGCTGGCCGCGACCGTCGCGGTGCTCTTGCGCCACGCGGTGCGCTACTACGAGAAGTCCGAGTTCTTCGGTGACGAGGCCGACGCGGAGGTGCCGGTGACCCCGGCGATGCAGGTCGTGATGATGGGGGCGTCGGCCGCGGGCGCCGCCGCCGACCCGGCCGACCCGGCCGACCCGGCCGACTCGGCCGAAACCTGA
- a CDS encoding four helix bundle protein, which yields MFDAQTVAESFVTHLRPLVERIVLRDRDLASQLRRAATSAALNTAEGNRREGRDRHARFRIAAAECDEAACAVRIAVAWAYVDGAAAAPALALADRLAALLYRLRHPRP from the coding sequence ATGTTCGATGCCCAGACCGTCGCCGAGTCGTTCGTCACCCACCTCCGTCCCCTCGTCGAGCGCATCGTGCTGCGCGACCGCGACCTCGCCAGCCAGCTGCGCCGCGCCGCCACCAGCGCCGCGCTCAACACCGCCGAGGGCAACCGCCGCGAGGGCCGCGATCGCCACGCGCGGTTCCGCATCGCCGCCGCCGAGTGCGACGAGGCCGCGTGCGCCGTGCGCATCGCGGTCGCCTGGGCCTACGTGGATGGCGCCGCCGCCGCACCCGCCCTCGCGCTCGCCGATCGCCTCGCCGCCCTCCTGTACCGCCTCCGCCATCCGCGCCCCTAG